The following proteins are encoded in a genomic region of Sorangiineae bacterium MSr12523:
- the bioA gene encoding adenosylmethionine--8-amino-7-oxononanoate transaminase: MIRDEIVARDKAHVWHPYTAMDEYTASDPLVIARAQGSWLEDVDGRRYLDGNSSWWVATLGHAHPRLVATMQRQAEQGLLHCSLAGTTHEPAARLAEELVAIAPPGLTRVFYTDNGSGSVEVALRMALQMYVQNGAPKKRGALALEGAFHGDTLGAASLGGLDVFRRVVGDIGLTCVRVPVPAPNAHARAFDMIARLLRDKADETAAIIIEPMVQAAAGMRIYDAAFLRELRALADRHDVMLIDDEVFTGYGRTGPMWAVNHAGIAPDIMCLGKAFSSILPMGATLASERVFDGFRGSKDRALYYGHTFCGHPLGAALAREVLAIYREEKLIERSKEKSLLIERAFARIAEIPGVARVRSLGMIGAADLGEGYLGKIGWRVYDEARRRGAYLRPLGDTVYVAPPLTISNDELTQLLGIVEESVRAVLT; encoded by the coding sequence ATGATCCGCGACGAAATCGTTGCCCGAGACAAGGCGCACGTCTGGCACCCCTACACCGCGATGGACGAGTACACGGCCAGCGATCCTCTGGTGATTGCGCGTGCCCAGGGCTCGTGGCTCGAAGATGTGGACGGCCGGCGCTACCTCGACGGCAATAGCTCGTGGTGGGTGGCGACGCTCGGGCATGCGCACCCGCGCCTCGTGGCGACGATGCAGCGGCAGGCCGAGCAAGGGCTTCTCCATTGTTCGCTCGCGGGCACGACGCACGAGCCGGCGGCGCGCTTGGCCGAGGAGCTCGTGGCCATCGCCCCGCCGGGATTAACGCGTGTATTCTACACGGACAACGGATCCGGCTCCGTCGAGGTGGCGCTTCGCATGGCGCTGCAGATGTACGTGCAGAACGGCGCGCCGAAGAAGCGCGGGGCACTGGCCCTGGAGGGCGCCTTCCATGGCGACACCTTGGGCGCGGCGAGCCTCGGCGGGCTCGATGTCTTTCGTCGCGTGGTCGGCGACATCGGCCTCACGTGCGTGCGCGTGCCCGTGCCGGCCCCCAACGCGCACGCGCGCGCGTTCGACATGATCGCACGCCTGCTCCGCGACAAGGCCGACGAGACGGCGGCCATCATCATCGAGCCGATGGTGCAGGCTGCCGCCGGCATGCGCATCTACGATGCCGCGTTCTTGCGCGAGCTGCGCGCGCTGGCCGATCGGCACGACGTGATGCTCATCGACGACGAAGTGTTCACCGGCTATGGTCGCACCGGCCCGATGTGGGCCGTGAACCACGCGGGCATCGCGCCGGACATCATGTGCCTCGGCAAGGCCTTCTCGTCGATCCTTCCCATGGGCGCGACGCTCGCGAGCGAGCGCGTTTTCGACGGCTTCCGCGGGTCGAAGGACCGCGCACTCTATTACGGGCACACGTTCTGCGGGCACCCGCTGGGCGCGGCGCTCGCGCGCGAGGTGCTGGCCATCTACCGCGAGGAAAAGCTCATCGAGCGCTCCAAGGAAAAGAGCCTCCTCATCGAGCGCGCCTTCGCGCGCATCGCCGAGATCCCGGGCGTGGCACGCGTGCGCAGCCTCGGCATGATCGGCGCAGCGGATCTCGGCGAGGGCTACCTCGGCAAGATCGGCTGGCGCGTGTACGACGAGGCCCGGCGCCGCGGCGCCTACTTGAGGCCGTTGGGCGACACCGTGTACGTAGCGCCGCCGCTCACCATTTCGAACGACGAGCTCACGCAGCTGCTCGGCATCGTCGAAGAAAGCGTGCGCGCCGTTCTTACTTAA